Proteins co-encoded in one Hyalangium ruber genomic window:
- a CDS encoding sigma-54-dependent transcriptional regulator, translating into MAPKVLVVDDDVELGALISVQLRHRGFEVATVTGADAALARLTRELPDVLVTDLQLIGGPNGIELCRQVAERYPELPIVLITAHGSIELAVAAIRAGAYDFITKPLDFAALALTLERAVQLRALREEVSRLRRTVDQTRRFEDLLGTSAAMREVYGLLDRVATADISVLITGESGTGKELVARALHQRSRRKDGPLVAINCSALPEALLESELFGHVKGAFTDARSDKPGLFVQAHGGTLFLDEVGELPLGLQPKLLRALQERKVRPVGATAEQAIDVRVVSATNVDLEEAVQQKRFRQDLFFRLNVVHVPLPPLRDRGGDVLLLAQRFLEQAAALADKKVAGLSDEAAERLLAYSWPGNVRELQNCIERAVALTASESIAVRDLPEKVRQYRGVPPSLGAEGGSFLPLHEVERRHILSVLEALGGNKSSAATVLGVDRRTLYRKLAEYRALSSEDAADPDAPAPPRSR; encoded by the coding sequence ATGGCACCCAAGGTCCTGGTGGTGGATGACGATGTGGAGCTCGGAGCGCTCATCTCCGTGCAGCTCCGCCATCGCGGCTTCGAGGTGGCGACCGTCACGGGCGCGGACGCGGCGCTGGCGCGGCTGACGCGCGAGCTGCCGGATGTGCTGGTGACGGACCTGCAGCTCATCGGCGGCCCCAACGGCATCGAGCTGTGTCGCCAGGTGGCCGAGCGCTACCCCGAGCTGCCCATCGTCCTCATCACCGCCCACGGCAGCATCGAGCTGGCGGTGGCGGCCATTCGCGCGGGCGCCTACGACTTCATCACCAAGCCCCTGGACTTCGCGGCGCTGGCGCTCACGCTGGAGCGCGCCGTGCAGCTGCGCGCGCTGCGCGAGGAGGTGAGCCGGCTGCGGCGCACCGTGGACCAGACGCGGCGCTTCGAGGACTTGCTGGGCACCAGCGCCGCCATGCGCGAGGTGTACGGGCTGCTGGACCGGGTGGCCACCGCCGACATCTCCGTGCTGATTACCGGCGAGAGCGGCACGGGCAAGGAGCTGGTGGCGCGCGCGCTGCACCAGCGCTCGCGGCGCAAGGACGGGCCCCTGGTGGCCATCAACTGCAGCGCGCTGCCCGAGGCCCTGCTGGAGAGCGAGCTGTTCGGCCATGTGAAGGGCGCCTTCACCGACGCGCGCTCGGACAAGCCCGGCCTCTTCGTCCAGGCCCATGGCGGCACGCTCTTCCTGGACGAGGTAGGCGAGCTGCCCCTGGGCCTGCAGCCCAAGCTCCTGCGCGCGTTGCAGGAGCGCAAGGTGCGCCCGGTGGGCGCCACCGCCGAGCAGGCGATTGACGTGCGCGTCGTCTCCGCCACCAACGTGGACCTGGAGGAGGCCGTCCAGCAGAAGCGCTTCCGGCAGGACCTCTTCTTCCGGCTCAACGTGGTGCATGTGCCGCTGCCGCCCTTGAGGGACCGGGGCGGAGACGTGCTGCTGTTGGCCCAGCGCTTCCTGGAGCAGGCGGCGGCGCTCGCGGACAAGAAGGTGGCGGGCCTGTCGGACGAGGCGGCGGAGCGGCTGTTGGCCTATTCGTGGCCGGGCAACGTGCGCGAATTGCAGAACTGCATCGAGCGCGCGGTGGCCCTCACCGCCAGCGAGTCCATCGCCGTGCGGGACTTGCCGGAGAAGGTCCGCCAGTACCGGGGCGTGCCGCCGAGCCTGGGCGCCGAGGGGGGCTCCTTCCTGCCCCTGCACGAGGTGGAGCGGCGCCACATCCTCAGCGTGCTGGAGGCGCTGGGGGGCAACAAGTCCAGCGCCGCCACCGTGCTGGGCGTGGACCGGCGCACCCTCTATCGCAAGCTCGCCGAGTACCGCGCCCTGTCCTCCGAGGACGCCGCGGACCCCGACGCGCCCGCGCCCCCGCGCTCGCGCTGA
- a CDS encoding response regulator produces the protein MKTILLVDDDKYVRARAATAFELHREEFTLVVASNGAEAVQVLGDRPVDLLLTDLWMPVMDGFQLLAHVMYRNPELPVVVLTSRDPWERLICFGRSAQVPCLPKQFGIHSLAFEVRELLQKHDEGRWPTGTLLGFLQLVAWERKTCMLQLQVGERTGTLHVLSGEVVHAETSSLVGERALFEMMGWGTPRLRLSPAISGLRLTIDTPSQRLFARERAPWPRSLLARRGEHAVAAEPSLALI, from the coding sequence GTGAAGACAATCCTGCTGGTCGATGACGACAAGTACGTGCGGGCCAGGGCGGCCACCGCGTTCGAGCTCCACCGGGAGGAGTTCACGCTGGTGGTGGCCTCCAACGGCGCGGAGGCGGTGCAGGTGTTGGGGGATCGCCCGGTGGATCTGCTGCTCACCGACTTGTGGATGCCGGTGATGGATGGCTTCCAGCTGCTGGCCCATGTGATGTACCGCAACCCGGAGCTGCCGGTGGTGGTGCTGACTTCCCGAGACCCCTGGGAGCGGTTGATCTGCTTCGGGCGCTCGGCCCAGGTGCCTTGTCTGCCCAAGCAGTTTGGCATCCACAGCCTGGCCTTCGAGGTGCGCGAGCTCCTCCAGAAGCACGACGAGGGGCGCTGGCCGACCGGCACCCTCCTGGGCTTCCTGCAGCTGGTGGCGTGGGAGCGGAAGACCTGCATGCTTCAACTGCAAGTGGGTGAGCGCACCGGCACGCTCCACGTGCTCTCGGGTGAGGTCGTCCACGCGGAGACCTCGTCCCTGGTGGGTGAGCGCGCCCTCTTCGAGATGATGGGCTGGGGGACGCCGCGGCTGCGCCTCTCGCCAGCCATTTCCGGGCTGCGGCTCACCATCGACACGCCCAGCCAACGACTCTTCGCCCGGGAGCGGGCGCCGTGGCCCCGCTCGCTGCTGGCCCGCAGAGGTGAGCACGCCGTCGCGGCCGAGCCGTCCCTGGCATTGATTTGA
- a CDS encoding response regulator — MKTVLLVDTDCLARARAVRAFAQPELLLLTASTYLEALWVLGEHEVDLALVDLGLPERESFELLAYLANCCPKVAVVTMSTPWSADRSSQDEVSVLPWRSHLNKPVRTELLLTMTREVLQSLEGKSARPMSLHDLLRVLSHERETCTLKVNAGPRSGQLQLFCGELIHAACDGAEGGVAMDEMLTWREVWMRVDPLPSQPQLTLSHRLEQLVVEESVWEMPATVVPMPATSGKPAPVVLVRSRRDSALRRAISWAERWVSGQQAGAAS, encoded by the coding sequence ATGAAGACCGTGCTCCTCGTCGACACCGATTGCCTCGCCCGCGCCCGTGCGGTCCGCGCCTTCGCGCAGCCCGAGCTGCTGCTGCTCACGGCCTCCACCTACCTGGAGGCGCTGTGGGTCCTGGGCGAGCACGAGGTGGACCTGGCGCTCGTGGACCTGGGCCTGCCCGAGCGCGAGAGCTTCGAGCTGCTGGCCTACCTGGCCAACTGCTGCCCCAAGGTGGCCGTGGTGACGATGAGTACCCCGTGGAGCGCCGACCGGAGCTCGCAGGACGAGGTGTCCGTCCTTCCCTGGCGCAGCCACCTGAACAAGCCGGTCCGCACCGAGCTGCTGCTTACCATGACGCGCGAGGTGCTCCAGTCGCTCGAAGGCAAGTCGGCCCGGCCCATGTCCCTGCATGACCTGCTGCGCGTGCTCTCCCACGAGCGTGAGACGTGTACGTTGAAGGTGAACGCGGGCCCGCGCTCCGGGCAGCTCCAGCTCTTCTGCGGCGAGCTCATCCACGCCGCGTGCGATGGCGCCGAGGGTGGGGTGGCCATGGACGAGATGCTGACCTGGCGCGAGGTGTGGATGCGCGTGGACCCGCTGCCCTCGCAGCCCCAGCTGACGCTCTCGCACCGGCTGGAGCAGCTCGTGGTGGAGGAGTCCGTCTGGGAGATGCCCGCCACCGTCGTCCCCATGCCGGCCACCTCGGGCAAGCCCGCCCCGGTGGTGCTCGTGCGCTCCCGGCGAGACAGCGCGCTGCGTCGCGCCATCTCCTGGGCGGAGCGCTGGGTGTCGGGCCAGCAGGCAGGCGCCGCCAGCTAA
- a CDS encoding sensor histidine kinase: MSVSTKVLLFAGVALLSICTLGGSLIFASRVGQGIRERLISIQEQLDNLSLLKDDSWHYLNAMREAREQGKDTAKVRREYQALLEEERVRLEQGLQRERQAVGDGWEGEWKTEEQQQIFLALRLWMDRAELRLRAEPEGVPVSASVHWGLYQEYEREVGQRISAIHKREWELRAQLRRHWNHNVQRGLTIAKAVTIGCGVLVIVLAMAILLPLRGSLRKLRGAAERIGQGDFEVAVPTMGRDELGMLAHAMNRMAGELRDTLQEKQRLVKAEAEASEREARRYSAMLEETVRARTSELETANARLEASFRQLQNTQELLLFSDRLAAVGRLAAGVGHEINNPLSYMISNLRFLTTELSRMGDAASPEHQELMEALSGVSEGAERVRLIVQDLRMLARPDDLALGPVELASVVRSASRLAEPEVLPRARMVLDCQDVPSIRGNGPRLVQVLLNLLINAAHSIEPGQVEENEIRVVVRLNGEGSVFLEVKDTGCGIPPENLERIFDPFFTTKPIGVGTGLGLSLCRSLVNSQGGSIQVESQVGRGTTFRVTLAVAS; this comes from the coding sequence ATGTCGGTCAGCACGAAGGTCCTGCTGTTCGCGGGTGTGGCCCTGCTGTCGATCTGCACCCTGGGGGGCTCGCTCATCTTCGCCTCGCGGGTGGGCCAGGGCATCCGCGAGCGGCTGATCTCCATCCAAGAGCAGCTCGACAACCTGTCCCTGCTGAAGGACGACTCCTGGCATTACCTCAACGCCATGCGAGAGGCGCGGGAGCAGGGGAAGGACACCGCGAAGGTGCGGCGCGAGTACCAGGCCCTGCTCGAGGAAGAGCGGGTGCGGCTCGAGCAGGGACTCCAGCGAGAGCGGCAGGCCGTGGGCGACGGATGGGAGGGCGAGTGGAAGACCGAGGAGCAGCAGCAGATCTTCCTGGCGCTGCGCCTCTGGATGGACCGGGCCGAACTGCGCCTGCGCGCGGAGCCAGAAGGAGTCCCCGTCTCGGCCAGCGTTCACTGGGGGCTCTACCAGGAATATGAGCGCGAGGTGGGACAGCGCATCTCCGCCATTCATAAGCGGGAGTGGGAGTTGCGGGCCCAGCTGCGCCGCCATTGGAACCACAACGTGCAGCGCGGGTTGACCATCGCGAAGGCCGTCACGATTGGCTGCGGCGTGCTCGTCATCGTGCTGGCCATGGCCATCCTCCTGCCGCTGCGAGGCTCGTTGCGCAAGCTCCGGGGCGCCGCCGAGCGCATCGGTCAGGGGGACTTCGAGGTGGCCGTGCCGACCATGGGGCGGGATGAGCTGGGCATGCTGGCCCATGCCATGAACCGCATGGCCGGCGAGCTGCGCGACACGCTCCAGGAGAAGCAGCGGCTGGTGAAGGCCGAGGCCGAGGCCTCCGAGCGGGAGGCGCGCCGCTACAGCGCCATGTTGGAGGAGACGGTGCGCGCACGGACCTCCGAGCTGGAGACCGCCAACGCCCGCCTGGAGGCGAGCTTTCGGCAGCTCCAGAACACCCAGGAGCTGCTCCTCTTCTCGGACCGGCTCGCGGCGGTGGGCCGGCTCGCGGCCGGTGTGGGGCATGAAATCAACAACCCGCTCTCCTATATGATCAGCAACCTGCGCTTCCTCACCACCGAGCTGTCGCGGATGGGCGATGCCGCGTCTCCCGAGCACCAGGAGCTGATGGAGGCGTTGAGCGGGGTGAGCGAGGGCGCCGAGCGGGTGCGCCTCATCGTCCAGGATCTCCGGATGCTGGCCCGCCCGGATGATCTCGCGCTCGGCCCGGTGGAGCTGGCGTCGGTGGTTCGCAGCGCCTCGCGGTTGGCCGAGCCGGAGGTCCTCCCTCGGGCGCGGATGGTGCTCGACTGTCAGGACGTGCCCTCCATTCGAGGCAATGGGCCGCGGCTGGTGCAGGTGCTGCTCAACCTGCTCATCAACGCGGCGCACTCCATCGAGCCGGGACAGGTCGAGGAGAACGAGATCCGCGTGGTGGTGCGGCTGAATGGGGAGGGGAGCGTCTTCCTGGAGGTGAAGGACACGGGGTGTGGAATTCCTCCGGAGAACCTGGAGCGCATCTTCGATCCCTTCTTCACCACCAAGCCCATTGGCGTGGGTACGGGGCTGGGACTGTCGCTGTGCCGCAGCCTCGTCAACTCCCAGGGGGGCAGCATCCAGGTGGAGAGCCAGGTGGGGCGAGGCACCACCTTCCGCGTCACCCTGGCCGTGGCTTCGTGA
- a CDS encoding Ig-like domain-containing protein, whose amino-acid sequence MLTSLRTTAILLGMCGFLSACGERLESGSPPTAEAQPQAQGLAAGKGPGTKLLRAAANGIPNRYIVVFDDKAKQSPRASVQEVSKASDTLVRAHGGAVRKLYSHALRGFSVTMTEEEALRMSEDPRVRYVEQDRVVTLHGTQLNPTWGLDRVDQRFLELDNLYTYEYTGAGVHAYVFDTGVRSTHVEFTGRMGEGFDAVGEGTTEDCHGHGTHVAGSLGGTNYGVAKNVTIHSVRVIGCSGEGTEEALIAGLDWITANHISPAVANMSLGAEAHQGVDDAVSASIAAGVTYVVSAGNESIDACAKSPARVPGAITVGATDINDYRSVFSNYGPCVDLFAPGEGITSAWYNSDTAIYVTDGTSMASPHVAGAVALYLEGHPNATPAEVHEEIVARSTRNVVEDAYTGSPNVLLHSACMGSTDSVKPQVQLTSPAAGATIVGAITLSATASDDVNVFKVEFFLDGLLIAVDSAPPYSVSWNSNTVGNGSYTLTARAHDTGCNSSTSSVSVTLQNPGKATYDPTLRAPACSVLTDQCDSSDLLEGRGAMGPESNAPNTLGDSCADGNEGYYEFDPSLERIQVLREDGTLFASGKQVRVNVTLNAGFDASKERLDLYSAADATAPVWNLITTLSPLDVGPNQLTTTFILPHGGPQQAIRAAYRYGGPASPCGSGNFNDYDDLVFIVGQATDTQPPTATLTAPGAGATLRANATLTATASDDFGVTRVEFYDGATLLGTDSEAPYTYVWNTRTAPNGTHALTVRAYDAAGHEGTSDPVNVTLDNDLTPPTVNFTAPAAGAIVKGSVAFSATATDNVGVIRVEFYEGAMKLATDISSPYSFSWSTVGSPNGPRTITAKAYDSVGNIGIAERTVTVDNDLTAPTVALTAPGSGATLTGTVNLTATASDNVAVTRVAFFVGTVQWGLDTSAPYSYSLNTRSLANGAQVLTAKAYDAAGNVASSQAVTVTFDNDLTPPVTTLTAPSAGAALTGGVQMAATASDDRGTVTKVEFFVGNTLVGTDTTAPYSVNWNTSSYPVGTYTLKSRAWDPAGNTAFSSTFTVTVTR is encoded by the coding sequence CACCAAGCTCCTGCGTGCGGCCGCCAACGGCATCCCCAATCGCTACATCGTCGTCTTCGATGACAAGGCCAAGCAGAGCCCCCGGGCCTCCGTCCAGGAGGTGAGCAAGGCCTCCGATACGCTCGTTCGGGCCCACGGTGGCGCCGTCCGCAAGCTGTACTCGCACGCGCTGCGCGGCTTCTCCGTCACCATGACGGAGGAAGAGGCGCTGCGCATGAGCGAGGATCCGCGCGTGCGCTACGTGGAGCAGGACCGCGTCGTCACCCTGCACGGCACCCAGCTCAACCCGACCTGGGGCCTGGACCGCGTGGACCAGCGCTTCCTGGAATTGGATAACCTCTACACCTACGAGTACACGGGCGCGGGCGTCCACGCCTACGTCTTCGACACCGGCGTGCGCAGCACCCACGTCGAGTTCACCGGACGCATGGGCGAGGGCTTCGACGCCGTCGGCGAGGGCACCACGGAGGACTGCCATGGCCACGGCACCCACGTCGCCGGCTCCCTGGGTGGCACCAACTATGGCGTGGCCAAGAATGTGACCATCCACTCGGTGCGCGTCATCGGCTGCTCGGGCGAGGGCACCGAGGAGGCGCTCATCGCCGGCCTGGATTGGATTACCGCCAACCACATCAGCCCGGCCGTGGCCAACATGAGCCTGGGTGCCGAGGCCCATCAGGGCGTGGATGACGCGGTGAGCGCCTCCATCGCGGCGGGCGTCACGTATGTCGTCTCCGCCGGCAACGAGAGCATCGACGCCTGCGCCAAGTCGCCGGCCCGGGTGCCGGGCGCCATCACCGTGGGCGCCACGGACATCAATGACTACCGCTCCGTCTTCTCCAACTATGGCCCTTGCGTGGACCTCTTCGCGCCCGGCGAGGGAATCACCTCCGCCTGGTACAACTCGGACACGGCCATCTACGTCACCGACGGTACCTCCATGGCCTCGCCCCATGTAGCCGGCGCCGTGGCGCTCTATCTGGAGGGCCACCCCAACGCGACGCCCGCCGAGGTCCATGAGGAGATCGTCGCCCGCTCCACGCGCAACGTCGTCGAGGACGCCTACACCGGCTCGCCCAATGTGCTGCTCCACTCGGCGTGCATGGGCTCGACCGACTCGGTGAAGCCCCAGGTGCAGCTCACCTCGCCGGCGGCCGGCGCCACGATTGTCGGCGCCATCACGCTGTCGGCCACCGCCAGCGACGACGTGAACGTCTTCAAGGTGGAGTTCTTCCTCGACGGGCTGCTCATCGCCGTCGACTCGGCGCCGCCCTACTCGGTGAGCTGGAACAGCAACACCGTGGGCAATGGCTCCTACACCCTGACCGCGCGCGCCCACGACACGGGCTGCAACAGCAGCACCTCGTCCGTGTCCGTCACCCTCCAGAATCCGGGCAAGGCCACCTATGACCCGACCCTGCGCGCCCCCGCCTGTTCGGTGCTCACCGACCAGTGCGACTCCTCGGATCTGCTCGAGGGCCGCGGCGCCATGGGCCCCGAGTCGAACGCCCCCAACACCCTGGGCGACTCCTGCGCGGACGGCAATGAGGGCTACTACGAGTTCGATCCCTCGCTGGAGCGCATCCAGGTCCTCCGCGAGGACGGCACGCTGTTCGCCTCGGGCAAGCAGGTGCGCGTCAACGTCACCCTCAACGCGGGCTTCGACGCCTCCAAGGAGCGGTTGGACCTGTACTCCGCCGCCGACGCGACCGCCCCCGTGTGGAACCTCATCACCACGCTGAGCCCGCTGGACGTGGGCCCCAACCAGCTGACCACCACCTTCATCCTCCCCCATGGCGGCCCGCAGCAGGCCATCCGTGCCGCCTACCGCTACGGCGGCCCGGCCAGCCCCTGCGGCAGCGGCAACTTCAACGACTATGACGACCTGGTCTTCATCGTGGGGCAGGCCACGGACACCCAGCCGCCGACGGCCACCCTCACCGCGCCTGGCGCGGGGGCCACGCTGCGGGCCAACGCCACCCTCACCGCCACGGCCAGCGACGACTTCGGCGTCACCCGCGTCGAGTTCTACGACGGGGCCACGCTGCTGGGGACCGACTCCGAGGCGCCCTACACCTACGTGTGGAACACGCGCACGGCGCCCAATGGCACCCACGCGCTGACCGTGCGCGCCTATGACGCCGCGGGCCACGAGGGCACCTCCGACCCGGTGAACGTGACGCTCGACAACGACTTGACGCCCCCGACGGTGAACTTCACCGCGCCCGCGGCGGGCGCCATCGTCAAGGGCTCCGTCGCCTTCTCCGCGACGGCGACCGACAACGTGGGCGTCATCCGCGTGGAGTTCTACGAGGGCGCCATGAAGCTGGCCACCGACATCTCCTCGCCCTACAGCTTCAGCTGGAGCACGGTCGGCAGCCCCAACGGCCCGCGCACCATCACCGCCAAGGCCTACGACTCCGTGGGCAACATCGGCATCGCCGAGCGCACGGTGACGGTGGACAATGACCTGACCGCGCCCACCGTGGCGCTCACCGCGCCTGGCTCGGGGGCCACGCTCACCGGCACCGTCAACCTCACGGCCACCGCCAGCGACAACGTGGCCGTCACCCGGGTGGCCTTCTTCGTCGGCACCGTGCAGTGGGGGCTCGATACCTCGGCGCCCTACAGCTACAGCCTCAACACCCGGAGCCTGGCCAACGGCGCCCAGGTGCTCACCGCCAAGGCCTACGACGCGGCCGGCAACGTGGCCAGCTCGCAGGCGGTCACCGTCACCTTCGACAATGACCTGACGCCGCCCGTCACCACGCTCACCGCGCCCTCGGCCGGCGCCGCGCTCACGGGGGGGGTGCAGATGGCCGCCACCGCCAGCGATGACCGGGGCACGGTGACCAAGGTGGAGTTCTTCGTGGGCAACACCCTGGTGGGCACCGACACCACCGCGCCCTATTCGGTGAACTGGAACACCTCGAGCTATCCCGTGGGCACCTACACCCTGAAGTCACGGGCGTGGGACCCGGCAGGCAATACAGCCTTCAGCTCCACCTTCACGGTGACCGTCACCCGCTGA